Part of the Sinomonas terrae genome, ACTCCCACCACGGGGCCACATAGCCGGTGGGGCGGCGGCCCGAGACCTTCTCGATGAGCTCGATCGAGCGGTCCAGGATCGCGGTCTCCTGCTTGCGGTTCATCGCGATCGGGTTCTCGTGGGAGTAGCCGTGCACCCCGATCTCGTGCCCTGCGTCCACGATCATCCGGGTGAGGTCGGGGAAGGTCTCGATCGAGTGGCCGGGCACGAACCACGTCGCGGGCAGGGAGTACTTCTCGAAGAGGCGCAGCAGCCGGGGGCCTCCCACTTCGCCGGCGAAGAGGCCGCGGGAGATGTCGCACGGGGAGTCCTCTCCGCCGTAGGAGCCGAGCATTCCGGCGACCGCGTCGACGTCGACGCCGAAGGCGACCTGGATGTCCTTGGTCATGGTTGGGGCCTTTCTGGATGTGTGGAATTCAGCTGGTGTGTCGGTGGGTGCAGGGGCGGATGGGTCAGGGGTTGCCTCCTATCGCCGCGAAGGCCTCGGCTACCTCTTCCCGCGACCTGCCCAGCCGCAGGAGGAGGGACAGGAGCACGAGCGACTGGGACGGGCGCAGCAGGCCCGAGGGGACGGCACCGGCGGCGAGCAGGTCCTTCCCTCCCCCGGCCCCGTACACCGGGGCCACCGGTCCGGCATGCACGCGGGTGCTGGTGACCACGACCGCCCCGCCCGCCGTCGCCTCGGCCACGGCCGCGCAGAGCTCCGGGTTCGCGTTCCCGCTGCCGGTGCCCTGCAGGACGATCCCGGCGGCGCCGGCCGCTAGGGAGGCACGGAGGTGGGCGGCGTCGGCGCCGGGGTAGGACGCGACGAGGTCGACACGGCGGGCGCGCCCGGCGTCGGGGCCGGGCAGGGGCAGCGGGTCCGGGCGCCGGTGCGCCGGCTCGGCCAGCGTCACGGCGCCGTCCTCGCCGACCCGTCCTGCGAAGCCGTAGTCCGGGTTGCCGAAGGCGTGCTGCCGGACGGTCTCCGTCTTCCGCACGCCCCGGGCGGGGAAGACGTCCCCGGCGAAGCACAGCAGGATCCCGCGTCCACGGGCCTGCCCCGAGGCGGCGAGGGCGATGGCCCGGGCCAGGTTCCCCGGGCCGTCCGGGTCGTGGGAATCGGCTGCCCGCTGCGCGCCCGTGAAGACCACCGGACGCGGGTCGCCGTGCACGAGGTCGGCCAGGAACGCCGTCTCCTCCATCGTGTCCGTGCCGTGCGTGACGACGACCCCGACGACGGCAGGGTCGGCGAGGACCTCCCGGATGCGCCTGCACACCAGGAGCATGTCCTCGACGTCGAGGGCGTAGGAGCCCAGGCGCAGGACGTCGACCACGCGCACCGGCAGCGCGAGCCCCTGGCCGGCGGCACGGAGCAGCTCGCGCGCTCCGTCGGAGGCGACTGCCGCGCCTCCGAGGTCCTCGCGAGTGCGGGAGGAGATCGTCCCCCCGGTCGCGAGGAGCACCACGTGCTCCTCGCTCAGGCTCGTTGTCATTACTGCTCCTGCTCCTGCTCCTGCGGTTCCC contains:
- a CDS encoding asparaginase, translated to MTTSLSEEHVVLLATGGTISSRTREDLGGAAVASDGARELLRAAGQGLALPVRVVDVLRLGSYALDVEDMLLVCRRIREVLADPAVVGVVVTHGTDTMEETAFLADLVHGDPRPVVFTGAQRAADSHDPDGPGNLARAIALAASGQARGRGILLCFAGDVFPARGVRKTETVRQHAFGNPDYGFAGRVGEDGAVTLAEPAHRRPDPLPLPGPDAGRARRVDLVASYPGADAAHLRASLAAGAAGIVLQGTGSGNANPELCAAVAEATAGGAVVVTSTRVHAGPVAPVYGAGGGKDLLAAGAVPSGLLRPSQSLVLLSLLLRLGRSREEVAEAFAAIGGNP